The DNA segment TGCTGGCCGCGTGGTTCGGGCTGCCGTCCGTGCGGCGAAGCGGGCGACGGTCGATCGACGTCGCCGGCGCGCTGGCGCTCGTCGGGGCCGTGGTTCCGCTGCTGCTCGCGTTTTCCTGGGCCGGTGGTCGCTACCCGTGGCTGTCGACGCCCATCGTCGGCTTGCTGCTGGGCGCCGCCGCCATGCTGGGCCTGCTGGTGGTCCTGGAGCGCCGGGCCCGCGACCCCATGATCAACCTGGGGTTTCTGACCAATCGCGTCTACGTGGTCGCCATCCTCACCACCTTCTTGGGCAGCGCCGGGATGATCGGCGCGGTGCTCTACATCCCGCTCTTCGCCCAGGCCGTTATCGGGACCAGCGCGACCGGCTCCGGGGCGGTGCTGGTGCCCATGCTGCTCGGCTTCATCGTCAGCGCGATCGCGTCGGGGCAGATCGTGTCTCGCACGGGTCGCTACAAGGCGCTGATCCTGGTGCTCTTCGCCGTCGGCATCGTGGGCGGGGTGCTGCTCGCGCGCATGGAGGCGTCCACCACCGAGCTCGAGCTCGTGCGCAACATGGTGGTCATGGGTCTGGGCATCGGCGGTCCATTCTCCGTGCTGGTCGTGGTGGCGCAGAACGCCTTTCCCGACCGCAACCTGGGCGAGGTGACGGCCGGATCGCGCTTTTTCCGGTCGATGGGTTCCACGATCGGCGCGCAGCTCATGGGGTCGCTGCTGAGCCTGTGGTTCGCCGCCAACCTGCGAGAGCGGCTGCCGGACCAGGTGCGCGAGGCGCTGGGCCCGGAGCGCCTGGCCGAGGTCAGCAATCCGGAGGCGCTGTTCGTGCCCGAAGCCACGGCATCGCTGCGGGAGTCGCTCGGAGCGGCGGCGCCCGCCGTGACCGACCTGCTGATGGAGGCTCTGCGCCTGGGTCTGGCCGATGCATTGCGCGGACTGTTCGTGGTCACGGCCAGCCTCATGCTCGTCGGCTTTGCCATCGCGATCTTCTTGCCGGAGATCCCGTTGCGCACGACGCGCGACGCCGATCTCCCCGCGGACACCGCCGACGCCGCTTGAGCGGCTCGCGACCGATAGCCGCCAAGATCGGACCGCCGGTTCTCTCGCGCGAGTCTCCCGCCGTTGTAGGGGCGACCCTCGTGGTCGCCCGTTCTACTAACGCTGCGATTCCCACGGCCGGCTCAGACGGTCTTCCCGGCAAGCTTCGCCCCGGCGGCGGCGAGGGCCTGGTCGAAGGTCATGATCTCTCGCACGCCACGCCGCCTGCAGCTCGCAAGATGGCAAAGGTCTCTGGCGCTCAGGGCGGGCAGCCGGTCATGGAGCTGGCGGGCGAGGATGATGTCCGCCTCTTCCAAGGGCCACACCTCAATGCCGGCCTTTTCCATGAGTTCCAACGCTGAGTCCAAGGTGTGCGGTCGTTTCATCCGCAGATAGACATGCATCAGCTCTTGGACGACCTCGGCCGAAGTAGATAGCCGCTTGCGGTTGCGCAGCGACTCGTCAAAGAACTGCTGGGCGGGAGATTGCAGCGGATGCGGCTTCCCGACCGCATATATGAAGACGCTGGTGTCGACGAAGATCACACGCTGGGCAAGCCGTCGGTCTTCGATTCGTGGAGTGTCTGGAGGTGCTCGTGCCAATCCGGTTCCACGCCGGGCCCTTCACGCGCCGCGCAGGTGTCGAAGAACCGCCGCAGGTCCTCCGACGACGCGAACCGGTCCGTGCGTTGCCGCGCCTCGAGCCGCTCACGCGCGGCGGCCCTGAGCCACGCGCTGAAGGTCAAGCCCTCCCGGCGGGCCTGGCGGACGAAGCGTTCGCGGTCCTCGTCCGGAATGATGAGCTGAACCCTCGCCACGGCGACAGCCCTTGTCTCCGCGCAACATGTGTATTGACCCTACACATCGAGGCGAACGGCGTCAACGTCCGTCGTGAACTCGTCGGGCGCCCACACCCGGGCTTGCTCGGACGCGACGTAGCCCTCGCAGGCCCGGGTCAGTCCTAGCCCCGCCCTGTCACCGCCACCAGCAGGATCGCCAGGGCGAAGGCCGCGAGCCCGATCGCCGTGGCCGCCGCCGTGCCGACGATGAGGGGCCGCAGCGAGCCGCGAGACTCCGACCCGACGCGCAGCCCCAGGTATCCGGCCAGCGCTACCACGACCGCAATCGTGGCCGCGCCGGCGGCGCGCTGGTTGTCGATGAGGAAGTAGACCGCCGCCACCACGGCCGCGAATGCCGCCGCGCAGACCACCGCAACGCGCACCCGGCGCGCTTGGAACCGCATCGGCGCAGCATAAGCGACCGCCGGCCGGTTGCCGGATGGCCGCGTACGTGCCAACGTTCCACCAGTTGACCTGCCGGGGGACGCTGCCGTGACCGGAGCTGACGCGCTCGTCGCCATCCTCAAAGCCGAAGGTATCCAGCAGGCGTTCTGCTACCCCACGACGCCCATTCTCGAAGCGCTGGCCCGCGGAGGCGTCCGCACGCTGCTGGCACGCCAGGAGCGCGTCGCCGGCAACATGGCCGACGGCGTGGCGCGCTCCACCAACGGACGCCAGCTGGGCGTCTTCACCGTGCAGCAATCCGCCGGCTCCGAAAACGCCTTCGCGCCGATTGCCCAATCGTTTACCGACGCATCGCCGTTGCTGTTCATTCCGGGCCATCCGGGCTTGCAAAAGGCCGGCATCCCGCCGGCGTTCGACGGCCTGCCGCATTACAGCGCGGTCACCAAGCTGGCGCTGCAGCCGACGTCGGCCGAGCAGATCCCGCAGCGCGCCCGTATGGCCATCGCGGCGTTGCGCTCGGGCCGGCCGGGCCCGGTGATGTTCGAGATGCCCACCGACGTCGCCGCGCAGGAATTCAGCGGCCCCATCACGCACACGCCGGTGCAACCGGTCCGAAGCGCCGCCGATCCGGGCGCCGTCGACGAGGCCGCGGAGCGCCTGCTGCGATCCGAGTCGCCGCTGATCTGGGCCGGTCAGGGCGTGCTCTACGCCGAGGCTTCCGCCGAGCTGCAAGCCGTCGCCGAACTCCTCGGGGCACCGGTCATGACCACCTTGCAGGGCAAGAGCGCCTTCAACGAGCGCCACGAGCTCTCGGCCGGCGTGGGCGCCTACGTCGAGACCGGCATGGTCACCCACTACCTGGAGCACAGCGACACCCTGCTGGGCGTGGGCACGAGCCTGAGCCTCAGCCCGTTCACGCCCAAGATTCCCGAGGGCAAGACGATCATTCACGCCACCAACGACCCCGCGGACCTGCACAAGGTCTACCCGGCGGACGTGGCCGTTTGTGCCGATGCCAGGCTGTTTCTGGCGCAACTGGCCGAGGCCTTGCGGTCCCGCGTCGGCGCCCCGCAGCAGGAGTTGCGGCGGAGCACGGCCGCCAATCTCGCCGAGCTACGCAGCGCCTGGCGGGCGGACTTCGCCGCCGAGTTCGGCGACGACAGCGACCCTGTCAACGGCTACCGCCTATTCGGCGAGCTATGGAGCTTGCTGGACCCCGACGCGTCGATGGTCACGCACGAGTCCGGCGCCACTCGCGACATCCAATGCGT comes from the Chloroflexota bacterium genome and includes:
- a CDS encoding MDR family MFS transporter, with amino-acid sequence MSDPQPAPPKAPSERRQRVLVLVAVVVGTMFSALDQLIVITAIPRVVADLGGLADFAWVFTAYTLVSTVSLPVWGKLSDTHGRRRLWLTGLGLFMAGSAIAGASQEMIQLIVSRGLQGLGAGALMALGPALIGDLFPPSERPKWQGALMALFGVVVIAGPTIGGWITDTLTWRWVFYVNLPFGGLAVLAAWFGLPSVRRSGRRSIDVAGALALVGAVVPLLLAFSWAGGRYPWLSTPIVGLLLGAAAMLGLLVVLERRARDPMINLGFLTNRVYVVAILTTFLGSAGMIGAVLYIPLFAQAVIGTSATGSGAVLVPMLLGFIVSAIASGQIVSRTGRYKALILVLFAVGIVGGVLLARMEASTTELELVRNMVVMGLGIGGPFSVLVVVAQNAFPDRNLGEVTAGSRFFRSMGSTIGAQLMGSLLSLWFAANLRERLPDQVREALGPERLAEVSNPEALFVPEATASLRESLGAAAPAVTDLLMEALRLGLADALRGLFVVTASLMLVGFAIAIFLPEIPLRTTRDADLPADTADAA
- a CDS encoding type II toxin-antitoxin system VapC family toxin, producing MIFVDTSVFIYAVGKPHPLQSPAQQFFDESLRNRKRLSTSAEVVQELMHVYLRMKRPHTLDSALELMEKAGIEVWPLEEADIILARQLHDRLPALSARDLCHLASCRRRGVREIMTFDQALAAAGAKLAGKTV
- a CDS encoding antitoxin → MARVQLIIPDEDRERFVRQARREGLTFSAWLRAAARERLEARQRTDRFASSEDLRRFFDTCAAREGPGVEPDWHEHLQTLHESKTDGLPSV
- a CDS encoding thiamine pyrophosphate-binding protein → MTGADALVAILKAEGIQQAFCYPTTPILEALARGGVRTLLARQERVAGNMADGVARSTNGRQLGVFTVQQSAGSENAFAPIAQSFTDASPLLFIPGHPGLQKAGIPPAFDGLPHYSAVTKLALQPTSAEQIPQRARMAIAALRSGRPGPVMFEMPTDVAAQEFSGPITHTPVQPVRSAADPGAVDEAAERLLRSESPLIWAGQGVLYAEASAELQAVAELLGAPVMTTLQGKSAFNERHELSAGVGAYVETGMVTHYLEHSDTLLGVGTSLSLSPFTPKIPEGKTIIHATNDPADLHKVYPADVAVCADARLFLAQLAEALRSRVGAPQQELRRSTAANLAELRSAWRADFAAEFGDDSDPVNGYRLFGELWSLLDPDASMVTHESGATRDIQCVFYESTVPRSYLGWGQSSQLGFSLGLAMGAKLANPDKLVVNVMGDGGAGMTGMDWETASRENIPILSVIKNDAIFSGYDRNIPTAIEKFGVSSLFGDYAGVATALGCHGEKVNTVAELRPALQRAIRATQEGQPAVVDVSTAETRRLSIPPPERKTT